Proteins encoded within one genomic window of Pongo pygmaeus isolate AG05252 chromosome 4, NHGRI_mPonPyg2-v2.0_pri, whole genome shotgun sequence:
- the LOC129037270 gene encoding serine protease inhibitor Kazal-type 6, which produces MKLSGIFLLLSLALFCFLTGVFSQGGQVDCGEFQDPKVDCTRESNPHCGSDGQTYGNKCAFCKAMVKSGGKISLKHTGKC; this is translated from the exons ATGAAGCTGTCAGGCatctttctgctcctctctctggctcttttctgctttttaacag GTGTCTTCAGTCAGGGAGGACAG GTTGACTGTGGTGAGTTCCAGGACCCCAAGGTCGACTGCACTCGGGAATCTAACCCACACTGTGGCTCTGATGGCCAGACATATGGCAATAAATGTGCCTTCTGTAAGGCCATGGT gAAAAGTGGTGGAAAGATTAGCCTAAAGCATACTGGAAAATGCTGA